A region of Carassius auratus strain Wakin chromosome 23, ASM336829v1, whole genome shotgun sequence DNA encodes the following proteins:
- the rnf146 gene encoding E3 ubiquitin-protein ligase rnf146: MASCGDINLSVDSLTSGKKVSGESVTEGSPSPSSPLLPIPECAICLQSCVHPVRLPCRHIFCFLCVKGASWHSKRCALCRGEVPEDFLERPTLLSPEELKASATGGRGTGTGGHAWYYEGRNGWWQYDERTSRELEDAFSKGKKSAEMLIAGFLYVADLENMVQYRRNEHGRRRRMKRDVVDIPKKGVAGLRLDPDPNPSPASGSGTDPIPAPAVADLNGTVDGATAERESSADGADTGVSGGRPQGVFVSAPVRPPTVLGGHLTSPASSGDIQLVQALSQLNMNPAEQETEEEDADDEDDSAGPDASGYESESGTSEDEDEQAEDEGEDEHTEGSQGRHRLNQLDRPPPGGGPAHSGDRSGCPDGQCTITKV; this comes from the coding sequence ATGGCTAGTTGCGGCGACATTAATCTTTCCGTGGACTCCTTGACTTCAGGCAAGAAGGTGAGTGGGGAGTCTGTGACGGAGGGCAGTCCATCCCCTTCGTCTCCTTTGCTGCCCATCCCGGAGTGTGCAATCTGTCTGCAGAGCTGCGTCCACCCCGTACGCCTGCCATGCCGTCATATTTTCTGCTTCCTATGCGTGAAAGGAGCTTCCTGGCACAGCAAACGCTGCGCCCTGTGTAGAGGGGAAGTGCCTGAGGATTTCCTGGAGCGTCCCACTTTGCTCTCGCCCGAAGAGCTGAAGGCTTCGGCGACGGGCGGACGTGGGACGGGGACTGGTGGCCACGCCTGGTACTACGAGGGCCGTAATGGATGGTGGCAGTACGACGAGCGGACAAGCCGAGAGCTAGAGGACGCATTCAGCAAGGGCAAGAAGAGTGCTGAGATGCTGATCGCCGGTTTCCTGTACGTAGCCGACTTGGAGAACATGGTGCAGTACAGGAGGAACGAACACGGCCGCAGGCGTAGGATGAAGAGGGATGTGGTGGACATCCCTAAGAAAGGTGTGGCCGGATTAAGACTCGATCCAGATCCAAATCCCAGTCCAGCATCGGGATCAGGAACTGATCCCATTCCGGCGCCCGCAGTTGCGGATTTAAATGGAACAGTAGATGGCGCCACAGCGGAGCGAGAGAGTTCGGCGGATGGTGCAGACACTGGAGTCAGCGGAGGACGTCCTCAAGGTGTCTTTGTTTCTGCTCCTGTAAGGCCGCCAACCGTCTTGGGCGGTCACCTGACCAGCCCTGCTTCCTCCGGCGATATTCAGCTTGTACAGGCTCTCTCTCAACTCAATATGAATCCTGCTGAGCAAGAAACAGAAGAGGAAGATGCAGATGACGAAGACGATTCGGCAGGTCCGGACGCCTCGGGGTATGAATCCGAGTCTGGCACGAGCGAGGATGAAGATGAGCAGGCTGAGGACGAAGGTGAAGACGAGCACACAGAAGGCTCCCAGGGTAGGCATAGACTGAATCAGTTGGACAGACCGCCCCCTGGTGGTGGCCCGGCGCATAGCGGCGATCGCTCTGGGTGCCCCGATGGTCAGTGCACCATTACAAAGGTCTGA